One Anguilla rostrata isolate EN2019 chromosome 15, ASM1855537v3, whole genome shotgun sequence genomic window carries:
- the LOC135241460 gene encoding chloride intracellular channel protein 6 isoform X1, whose product MAQPKTDAGLDPELSNGAVIHGPTGARAEPDELKDAEEEVELAEEVGEDVGIASGGNVEGEEGPLKLEGENERAEAGEREGKSEGDCPGMPVTVVAENQEKTEEPNGDLYVDREEGDISSPVLCLVSSAPADTAHKAPPGDSAAMGAEEAGESVEPSDNETKNNEEKPQEQHLQGLAREGEVSGSEGTEERNPQAANDEVGEKEERDCNAPEELHLEAGGEEEGGTQEGRCEEREEHDDEVGEEEQGGRDRTAEQCTQAVGVVAHENEEGCTKATERQPQPAGTEAGIKEDGCGSNEQTQVLQDTEKEGKSTEEEGRVQVEQEQWVAEDEGDKIEEEGCAELEQQQQVVEHEGEKTEEGVGMEMDQQHQVAVGEDENMEEGGCLGMEQLQQAVEDEDEKTEEGGFGDMEQQLKIAEDVSKYSEEGVSVELEQQKQVDEYEKQKIEEELSVKVEQQDQVAVEEGAKMEEGGCLDMEQPQQAVVDEDEKTEERRCLQMEQPQLSAENEDEKTEERGCLDTEQSQQVPEDEGEKTEEGGYLDIEQPQQAAENEDEKIEEGGRLQMEQPQQVAEDEGEKSDEGGCLEMEHPQQVAEVEGEQTEEGGCLQMEQPQQVVEDKGEKSDEGGCLEEEEEVEQLTEDTGVLQDTCKDEDKPQVVEDKALDAEVRGCVGIGEHPVPVNEDEPKAPEEGGCREMEEQPALALEEDSREVTKGVNTETESGGEKPGDTEDTKSQEAREATDSIKKVNVENEAKMDLSHMGHGNHQAGMENGLSQPEQREEEQEVVAEEEEEEEALPRKQMTRDTLRKTVRMESPVPQSYEYSSEPQEFEISLYVKAGTDGESIGNCPFSQRLFMILWLKGVVFNVTTVDLKRKPADLQDLAPGTNPPFVTFNGEVKVDVNKIEEFLEEKLVPPRYPSLAAKHPESNTAGIDVFAKFSAFIKNPRKDANEGLEKALLKSLKRLDEFLRTPLPEEIDSDCPNDPLESTRSFLDGPDLTLADCNLLPKLHIIKVVARKYRNFEIPAEMTGVWRYLNNAYQREEFINTCPAEREIEFAYLDVAKRIK is encoded by the exons ATGGCCCAGCCTAAAACAGATGCGGGGCTCGACCCAGAGCTTTCCAACGGAGCTGTGATCCACGGTCCCACCGGTGCCCGCGCGGAACCGGACGAGCTGAAAGACGCCGAGGAGGAAGTGGAGTTGGCCGAGGAGGTCGGCGAAGACGTCGGGATCGCAAGCGGGGGCAATGTCGAAGGGGAGGAAGGTCCTCTGAAGTTGGAGGGCGAGAATGAAAGAGCAGAAGCGggtgagagggaaggaaagagcgAGGGAGATTGCCCAGGAATGCCGGTCACAGTCGTGGCGGAAAACCAAGAGAAAACAGAGGAGCCAAATGGGGATTTGTATGTGGacagagaagagggtgatatAAGCAGCCCGGTTCTCTGTCTCGTTTCCAGCGCCCCAGCCGACACTGCGCACAAAGCTCCGCCCGGTGATTCGGCAGCCATGGGAGCAGAAGAAGCAGGAGAGAGTGTAGAACCGAGCGACAACGAGACTAAGAACAACGAGGAGAAGCCTCAGGAACAGCACCTCCAGGGACTGGCCAGAGAAGGAGAGGTCAGCGGGAGCGAGGGCACAGAGGAGCGGAATCCGCAGGCTGCTAATGATgaggtgggagagaaagaggagagagactgCAATGCCCCAGAAGAACTGCATCTCgaagctggaggagaagaggaaggagggacaCAGGAGGGGaggtgtgaggagagagaggagcacgaTGACGAGGTAGGAGAGGAAGAGCAAGGAGGGCGTGATAGGACAGCGGAGCAGTGCACGCAGGCTGTTGGGGTTGTCGCCCATGAGAATGAGGAAGGGTGCACGAAGGCAACAGAACGTCAACCCCAGCCAGCTGGAACTGAGGCTGGAATAAAGGAGGATGGGTGTGGGTCAAATGAACAGACGCAGGTGCTTCAGGATACTGAGAAAGAGGGCAAAAGTACAGAGGAGGAAGGCCGTGTGCAGGTAGAACAAGAACAGTGGGTTGCTGAGGATGAGGGCGACAAGAtagaggaggaggggtgtgcTGAGTTGGAACAGCAGCAACAGGTTGTCGAGCATGAGGGAGAAAAgacggaggagggggtgggcatGGAAATGGATCAGCAGCACCAAGTCGCTGTGGGTGAAGATGAAAATATGGAAGAGGGAGGGTGTTTAGGGATGGAACAGCTGCAACAGGCTGTTGAGGATGAAGATGAAAAGACAGAAGAGGGAGGCTTTGGGGACATGGAACAGCAGCTGAAAATTGCTGAAGATGTGAGCAAATATAGTGAAGAAGGGGTTAGTGTGGAGCTAGAACAGCAGAAACAGGTGGATGAGTATGAGAAACAAAAGATAGAGGAGGAGTTGAGTGTGAAGGTGGAACAGCAAGACCAAGTTGCTGTGGAAGAGGGTGCAAAGATGGAAGAGGGAGGGTGTTTGGATATGGAACAGCCACAACAGGCAGTCGTAGATGAGGATGAAAAGACAGAGGAGAGACGGTGTTTGCAGATGGAGCAGCCACAACTGTCAGCTGAGAATGAGGATGaaaagacagaggagagagggtgttTGGATACGGAACAGTCACAACAGGTTCCTGAAGATGAGGGTGAAaagacagaggagggagggtaTTTGGATATAGAACAGCCACAACAGGCAGCTGAGAATGAGGATGAAAAGATAGAAGAGGGAGGGCGTTTGCAGATGGAACAGCCACAACAGGTAGCTGAAGATGAAGGTGAAAAGTCAGATGAGGGAGGGTGTTTGGAGATGGAACACCCACAACAGGTAGCTGAGGTTGAGGGTGAacagacagaggagggaggaTGTTTGCAGATGGAACAGCCACAACAGGTAGTTGAAGATAAAGGTGAAAAGTCAGACGAGGGAGGGTGtttggaggaagaggaggaggttgAACAGCTTACTGAGGATACAGGAGTGCTACAGGATACGTGCAAAGATGAAGATAAGCCACAGGTGGTGGAAGATAAAGCTTTAGATGCAGAGGTTCGGGGATGTGTGGGAATCGGGGAACACCCAGTGCCGGTAAATGAGGACGAGCCAAAAGCtccagaggagggagggtgcAGGGAGATGGAAGAGCAGCCGGCACTGGCATTGGAAGAAGATTCCAGAGAGGTTACCAAGGGAGTGAACACGGAGACGGAATCTGGCGGGGAGAAGCCTGGAGACACTGAGGACACCAAGAGCCAGGAGGCACGGGAGGCCACCGACAGCATCAAGAAGGTGAACGTGGAAAACGAGGCTAAGATGGACTTGAGTCACATGGGCCACGGGAACCACCAGGCGGGGATGGAGAACGGTCTCTCTCAACCggagcagagagaagaggagcaggaggtggtggcagaggaggaggaggaggaggaggcgctaCCCCGCAAGCAGATGACTCGGGACACTCTCAGGAAGACGGTCAGGATGGAGAGCCCGGTGCCACAAAGTTACGAGTACAGCTCAGAACCCCAGGAGTTTGAAATCTCCCTCTATGTCAAG GCGGGTACCGACGGAGAGAGCATTGGGAACTGTCCTTTCTCTCAGAGGCTCTTCATGATTCTGTGGCTGAAAGGAGTGGTCTTCAACGTCACCACTGTTGATCTGAAGAG GAAACCAGCTGACCTGCAGGACTTGGCTCCCGGAACCAACCCTCCATTCGTCACGTTTAATGGAGAGGTGAAGGTGGACGTTAACAAGATCGAGGAGTTTCTGGAGGAGAAGCTGGTGCCTCCACG GTACCCCAGTCTGGCTGCTAAGCATCCGGAGTCCAACACTGCAGGGATCGACGTGTTTGCAAAGTTCTCAGCCTTCATCAAGAACCCTCGCAAGGACGCCAACGAAG GACTGGAGAAGGCTTTGTTAAAGTCTTTAAAGAGACTGGATGAGTTCCTGAGGACCCCTCTGCCAGAGGAGATTGATTCAGACTGTCCCAACGACCCGCTAGAGTCCACACGCAGCTTCCTCGATGGACCCGACCTCACGCTCGCAGACTGCAACCTACTGCCCAAGCTGCACATCATAAAG GTGGTAGCTAGGAAGTACAGGAACTTTGAGATCCCCGCAGAAATGACTGGAGTGTGGCGATACTTGAACAATGCCTACCAGAGAGAGGAGTTCATCAACACCTGTCCTGCTGAACGTGAAATAGAGTTTGCTTACCTGGATGTTGCCAAGAGGATCAAGTAG
- the LOC135241460 gene encoding chloride intracellular channel protein 4 isoform X2 yields MAWFDIAGKRFGFPDIELFVKAGTDGESIGNCPFSQRLFMILWLKGVVFNVTTVDLKRKPADLQDLAPGTNPPFVTFNGEVKVDVNKIEEFLEEKLVPPRYPSLAAKHPESNTAGIDVFAKFSAFIKNPRKDANEGLEKALLKSLKRLDEFLRTPLPEEIDSDCPNDPLESTRSFLDGPDLTLADCNLLPKLHIIKVVARKYRNFEIPAEMTGVWRYLNNAYQREEFINTCPAEREIEFAYLDVAKRIK; encoded by the exons ATGGCCTGGTTTGACATAGCCGGGAAGAGGTTTGGATTCCCTGATATTGAGCTCTTTGTGAAG GCGGGTACCGACGGAGAGAGCATTGGGAACTGTCCTTTCTCTCAGAGGCTCTTCATGATTCTGTGGCTGAAAGGAGTGGTCTTCAACGTCACCACTGTTGATCTGAAGAG GAAACCAGCTGACCTGCAGGACTTGGCTCCCGGAACCAACCCTCCATTCGTCACGTTTAATGGAGAGGTGAAGGTGGACGTTAACAAGATCGAGGAGTTTCTGGAGGAGAAGCTGGTGCCTCCACG GTACCCCAGTCTGGCTGCTAAGCATCCGGAGTCCAACACTGCAGGGATCGACGTGTTTGCAAAGTTCTCAGCCTTCATCAAGAACCCTCGCAAGGACGCCAACGAAG GACTGGAGAAGGCTTTGTTAAAGTCTTTAAAGAGACTGGATGAGTTCCTGAGGACCCCTCTGCCAGAGGAGATTGATTCAGACTGTCCCAACGACCCGCTAGAGTCCACACGCAGCTTCCTCGATGGACCCGACCTCACGCTCGCAGACTGCAACCTACTGCCCAAGCTGCACATCATAAAG GTGGTAGCTAGGAAGTACAGGAACTTTGAGATCCCCGCAGAAATGACTGGAGTGTGGCGATACTTGAACAATGCCTACCAGAGAGAGGAGTTCATCAACACCTGTCCTGCTGAACGTGAAATAGAGTTTGCTTACCTGGATGTTGCCAAGAGGATCAAGTAG
- the urp2 gene encoding urotensin II-related peptide, protein MQSAAGFRRLLAVAAAVVIEMAVMAVMVPAVRGAPVSLDQDLSGGGDRKALYAMHSSEDRPGKILSSVNSPEKRDKFRKILMALEELQRSMNSTAGSRITMVLRGNKPNVRGAGKKNKVVVSEETQRAATLPPVDGGGTVSAPSDRPPEPQNRGGRKSPHSPKKPNKRVCFWKYCSQN, encoded by the exons ATGCAGAGCGCAGCGGGATTTCGGCGGTTgctggcggtggcggcggcggtggtgatCGAGATGGCGGTGATGGCGGTCATGGTGCCCGCGGTTCGCGGTGCCCCTGTGAGCCTGGACCAGGACCTGAGCGGGGGAG GTGACAGGAAAGCCCTCTACGCTATGCATAGCAGTGAAGACAGACCAGGGAAAATTTTATCGTCCGTCAACAGTCCCGAGAAGAGGGACAAGTTCCGAAAGATCCTAATGGCCCTGGAAGAGCTTCAGAGATCCATGAACAGCACAGCGGGCAGCAGGATTACCATGGTGCTCCGGGGTAACAAAC ccAATGTTCGGGGCgcaggaaaaaagaacaaagtg GTGGTATCAGAGGAAACCCAGAGAGCtgccacactgccccctgtggACGGTGGTGGTACAGTTTCAGCCCCCAGTGATCGCCCACCAGAGCCCCAGAACCGGGGAGGAAGAAAGTCCCCTCATTCCCCAAAGAAACCCAATAAGAGAG TTTGTTTCTGGAAGTACTGCTCCCAAAACTGA